In a single window of the Candidatus Methylacidiphilales bacterium genome:
- a CDS encoding aldo/keto reductase: MKFRAFPETNIKPVSVIGFGVWTVSTGWWGNFTDEEAVRLLRRGRDLGINFYDAADTYGNGRSEELLRKAFEGCRDEVVIATKVGYDFYSHEGERRGQSEIEQNFSVGFIREAVERCLKRLGTDYIDLLQLHNIRMEQVEDDALWGLMEDLVREGKILGYGAALGPAIGWLYEGIECVRRRKPHVLQHIYNMLETYPGRKIMDKGGGKASESRTRYLIRVTHSSGMLEGKYTLETKFPPTDHRAHRPRSWLVNGLRKIERLKFLVNSERTLGQVALLWLMADERVASCLPNIYNEEQLVEFAGAADAPPLTDEELAEVDRLIAINYGIEEEPAKYKGTMERVSG, encoded by the coding sequence ATGAAATTTAGGGCTTTTCCGGAAACTAATATTAAGCCGGTGTCTGTGATAGGCTTTGGGGTGTGGACGGTCTCGACAGGGTGGTGGGGCAATTTTACGGACGAGGAGGCGGTGCGGTTGTTGCGGCGTGGGAGGGATTTGGGGATCAATTTTTATGATGCGGCGGATACGTATGGGAACGGGCGTAGTGAGGAGTTGTTGAGGAAGGCGTTTGAGGGGTGTAGGGATGAAGTTGTGATCGCGACGAAAGTGGGGTATGATTTTTACAGTCACGAGGGGGAACGTCGCGGGCAATCAGAAATAGAGCAGAATTTTAGTGTGGGGTTTATACGGGAAGCAGTGGAGCGATGTTTGAAGCGGCTGGGGACAGATTATATAGATTTGTTGCAACTCCATAATATCCGTATGGAGCAGGTGGAGGATGATGCGTTGTGGGGATTGATGGAAGATTTGGTGAGGGAGGGGAAGATTTTAGGGTATGGGGCGGCTTTGGGGCCAGCGATTGGGTGGTTGTATGAGGGGATTGAGTGTGTGCGGCGACGCAAGCCGCATGTGTTGCAGCATATTTATAATATGCTTGAGACGTATCCTGGGCGAAAGATTATGGACAAGGGCGGTGGGAAGGCGTCTGAGAGTCGGACGCGATATTTGATAAGGGTGACGCATTCGAGTGGGATGTTGGAGGGGAAGTATACGCTGGAGACGAAGTTTCCGCCGACGGATCATCGGGCGCATCGGCCGCGCTCGTGGTTGGTGAATGGGTTGAGGAAGATTGAGCGGCTGAAATTTTTGGTTAATTCGGAGCGCACGTTAGGGCAGGTGGCGTTGTTGTGGTTGATGGCGGATGAGCGGGTGGCGAGTTGTTTGCCGAATATTTATAATGAAGAGCAGCTTGTGGAATTTGCGGGAGCCGCTGATGCTCCGCCTCTCACTGATGAGGAATTGGCGGAGGTGGATCGGTTGATCGCGATCAACTATGGGATAGAGGAGGAGCCGGCTAAATACAAGGGGACGATGGAGCGCGTGAGTGGCTAG
- a CDS encoding phosphate acyltransferase: MEHLFPTLTRHPKRIVFTDGHDPRVIQAAAAFAQRRLGVCLLIGKPENILPQAASLSLDLRHIKIIDPTSPHFADELDQFVRLMQSLPRFKNNDPQELRQLASQPNYFAALMLQLGQADALAGGLCSTSGSLLRPLFHIIKPRPGYKFVSSATIIQSPNTPIAHNGLLFFADTAVIPKPTVEQLAHIAIETARLARQITGQPPRIAMLSYSTKGSAQNEDIDRIIAATALARQHLITQQFPAEIDGELQADAALVPEVAAIKAPNSPVAGKANVLIFPDLNSGNIALKLVQHLARAKAYGQILLGLDRPAAELSRGASVDEILHVAAIIALQAIDYHKIYPDQIATTRYDSSHSP; this comes from the coding sequence ATGGAACACCTCTTCCCCACCCTCACCCGACACCCCAAACGGATTGTCTTCACCGACGGACACGACCCCCGAGTTATCCAAGCCGCCGCCGCTTTTGCGCAACGTCGTCTCGGCGTGTGCCTACTCATCGGCAAACCCGAAAACATCCTCCCCCAAGCCGCCTCACTCTCTCTCGACCTCCGTCACATCAAAATCATCGATCCCACTTCCCCTCATTTTGCAGACGAGCTCGACCAGTTCGTCCGCCTCATGCAATCCCTGCCTCGTTTCAAAAACAACGACCCACAAGAGCTCCGCCAACTCGCCTCCCAACCCAACTACTTCGCCGCCCTCATGCTCCAACTCGGCCAAGCCGACGCCCTCGCCGGTGGACTTTGCTCCACATCTGGCTCTCTCCTACGCCCCCTCTTCCACATCATCAAACCCCGCCCCGGCTATAAATTCGTCTCCAGCGCCACAATCATCCAATCTCCAAACACCCCCATCGCACACAACGGCCTCCTATTCTTCGCAGACACAGCCGTCATCCCCAAACCCACCGTCGAACAACTCGCCCACATCGCCATCGAAACCGCTCGCCTCGCCCGTCAAATCACCGGTCAACCCCCCCGCATCGCCATGCTTTCCTACTCCACAAAAGGCAGCGCCCAAAATGAAGACATCGACCGCATCATCGCAGCCACCGCACTCGCCCGCCAACACCTCATCACCCAGCAGTTCCCAGCCGAAATCGATGGCGAACTCCAAGCCGACGCCGCACTCGTCCCCGAAGTCGCCGCCATCAAAGCCCCCAACAGCCCCGTCGCTGGAAAAGCCAACGTCCTCATCTTCCCCGACCTCAATTCCGGAAACATCGCCCTCAAACTCGTCCAACACCTCGCACGCGCCAAAGCCTACGGACAAATCCTCCTCGGCCTCGATCGCCCCGCCGCGGAGCTCTCCCGCGGCGCCTCCGTAGATGAAATCCTCCACGTCGCCGCCATCATCGCACTCCAAGCCATAGACTACCACAAGATTTATCCCGACCAAATTGCCACCACCCGTTACGACTCCTCACACTCCCCCTAG
- a CDS encoding polymer-forming cytoskeletal protein, with amino-acid sequence MKTKSSSFIAPNTRACGDIAGDGALEICGIFEGNAAAQERVWVRRGGSLRGNIETSELLIESGSKVAGRIRVAPPVREWNKWSRLWQR; translated from the coding sequence ATGAAGACCAAGAGTAGCAGCTTTATTGCCCCAAATACTCGAGCCTGTGGAGATATAGCTGGAGATGGGGCTTTAGAAATTTGTGGCATTTTTGAGGGGAACGCAGCAGCTCAGGAGAGGGTATGGGTGAGGCGAGGGGGGAGCTTAAGGGGTAATATAGAGACATCGGAGTTGTTGATTGAGAGTGGTTCTAAGGTGGCAGGCCGAATCCGAGTGGCTCCACCGGTGAGGGAGTGGAATAAGTGGTCACGTTTGTGGCAGCGATAA
- a CDS encoding AAA family ATPase — translation MLRNVITPRIFIAATRQDDGKTTTCIGLFAALQSRFENIGYIKPVGQRFVSIEGHQIDEDSLLIGRTYHVRSPLKAMSPIAVEPDFTRRYLTGGCLHELETRIQSAFDEAAWEKDFIIIEGTGHAGVGSVFDLSNARVAQLLGSKVIIVTQGGIGRPIDEIALNLPLFEKHHVEVLGVILNKVLDDKRDHLHYVEAGLARFGLPLLGAIPFHQELRKPTLNQIAQAIRGTFLSGEEYKRRRAGKIILSTMSSRHLAQKNTTGSLLITTADREEIIINALGAARENFQALTGIILTENIPPTPALLDYIRYCQVPCITTPSESFTVASTISRMVVKTETGDHEKIHLIQQLVENNIALDRILEAIGGCRRIKLPQSS, via the coding sequence GTGCTCCGAAACGTCATCACCCCCCGCATATTCATCGCCGCCACTCGTCAAGACGACGGCAAAACAACCACCTGCATCGGTCTCTTCGCCGCACTCCAGTCCCGCTTCGAAAACATCGGCTACATCAAGCCAGTTGGCCAACGTTTTGTCTCAATCGAAGGCCACCAAATCGATGAAGACTCCCTCCTCATCGGCCGCACCTATCACGTCCGCTCACCCCTCAAAGCCATGAGCCCCATCGCCGTAGAGCCAGACTTCACTCGACGCTACCTCACCGGCGGCTGCCTCCATGAGCTCGAAACCCGAATCCAAAGCGCCTTCGACGAAGCCGCCTGGGAAAAAGACTTCATCATCATTGAAGGCACTGGCCACGCAGGCGTCGGCTCAGTCTTCGATCTATCCAATGCCCGCGTCGCCCAACTTCTCGGATCTAAAGTCATCATCGTCACCCAAGGCGGCATCGGTCGCCCCATAGATGAAATCGCCCTCAACCTCCCCCTCTTTGAAAAACACCACGTCGAAGTCCTCGGCGTTATCCTAAACAAAGTCCTCGACGACAAACGCGACCACCTCCACTACGTCGAAGCAGGCCTCGCACGATTCGGTCTCCCCCTCCTCGGCGCCATCCCCTTTCACCAAGAGCTTCGCAAACCTACCCTAAACCAAATCGCCCAAGCCATTCGCGGCACCTTCCTCTCCGGTGAAGAATACAAACGCCGCCGCGCCGGTAAGATCATCCTCAGCACCATGTCAAGCCGCCACCTCGCTCAAAAAAACACCACCGGCTCGCTCCTCATCACCACAGCAGACCGAGAAGAAATCATCATCAATGCCCTCGGCGCCGCCCGCGAAAACTTTCAAGCCCTCACCGGCATTATCCTGACGGAAAACATCCCCCCCACACCCGCCCTCCTCGACTACATCCGCTACTGCCAAGTCCCTTGCATCACCACGCCATCCGAATCCTTCACCGTCGCAAGCACCATCAGCCGCATGGTCGTCAAAACCGAAACCGGCGACCACGAAAAAATTCATCTCATCCAACAACTCGTCGAAAACAATATCGCCCTCGACCGCATCCTCGAAGCCATCGGAGGATGTCGCCGCATAAAGCTGCCCCAGTCCTCCTAA
- a CDS encoding long-chain fatty acid--CoA ligase, translating to MRSSLSQRPDNSNPSPETISPTDFISPEGRQNWIHQLLALRPNDLHTFTALLARLLTWQTHHLPHFQSWLKCYVTNATTPTPRTWRSLPAIPQSLYKEITLYAPPSPPALTFHTSGTTEHRRGTVHLLSSDVYQALCTAHAQRIGLLDPAPHAIFALLPCPEEAPHSSLSWMIRFWIEALPASSRAKSQWFVHNDQLHLLEFARCLQRWNEKPLLLVGTAFAWVHFIDYAEARSFKIRLHPRTQIVETGGYKGRSRELRQADLYAHLSRILGIPPDQIWNEYGMTELSSQSYARGLSSPHQPAPWLRYVIVDPITFRPVKKGSRGLIKAIDLGNVDTPCLLLTADQAIAEADGQIRLLGRAPLADDGRGCSLPAETFSLVS from the coding sequence ATGCGATCCTCCTTATCACAAAGACCAGACAACTCCAATCCAAGCCCTGAAACCATATCCCCCACCGACTTCATCTCCCCCGAGGGCCGTCAAAACTGGATCCACCAGCTTCTCGCCCTTCGACCAAACGACCTTCATACTTTCACCGCACTTCTCGCGCGCCTTCTCACATGGCAAACCCACCACCTGCCTCACTTCCAATCTTGGCTTAAATGCTACGTCACCAACGCGACCACCCCAACGCCACGCACCTGGCGCTCTCTCCCTGCCATTCCTCAATCTCTCTACAAAGAGATCACCCTCTACGCGCCCCCGTCTCCTCCAGCGCTTACCTTCCACACCAGCGGCACCACCGAGCATCGCCGCGGCACCGTTCACCTCCTTTCCTCCGACGTCTATCAAGCCCTCTGCACCGCCCATGCTCAGCGTATCGGGTTGCTCGATCCCGCACCGCACGCAATCTTCGCCCTGCTTCCCTGTCCTGAAGAGGCTCCTCACAGTTCTCTCTCTTGGATGATTCGCTTCTGGATAGAAGCGTTGCCTGCCTCGAGCCGCGCGAAATCTCAGTGGTTTGTTCATAACGACCAACTCCACCTCTTGGAATTTGCTCGTTGCTTACAACGATGGAACGAAAAACCCCTCCTCCTCGTCGGCACGGCCTTCGCGTGGGTTCACTTCATCGACTATGCCGAAGCTCGTTCTTTCAAAATCCGTCTCCACCCGCGCACGCAAATCGTCGAGACCGGCGGCTACAAAGGCCGATCACGCGAGCTGCGGCAAGCCGACCTCTATGCGCATCTCTCCCGAATCCTCGGCATCCCACCTGACCAAATCTGGAACGAATACGGCATGACTGAGCTCTCTTCTCAAAGCTACGCACGCGGACTCTCCTCGCCCCATCAGCCCGCACCTTGGCTACGCTACGTAATTGTGGATCCAATCACTTTTCGCCCTGTAAAAAAAGGCTCACGCGGCCTTATCAAGGCCATTGATTTGGGCAACGTTGACACGCCATGCCTCTTGCTCACAGCCGATCAAGCCATCGCTGAGGCCGACGGTCAGATCCGCCTCCTAGGACGAGCCCCACTCGCAGACGACGGTCGCGGCTGCTCCCTACCTGCCGAAACGTTTTCCTTAGTCTCTTGA